In Dyadobacter subterraneus, a single genomic region encodes these proteins:
- the lpxA gene encoding acyl-ACP--UDP-N-acetylglucosamine O-acyltransferase, with product MTQQLAYIHSDAKIAANVEIEPFAMIHADVEIGEGTWIGSHAVINAGARIGKNCRIFSGAVISSTPQDLKYNNEYTLTIIGDNTIVREYATISRGTEEHWKTVVGSGCLIMAYAHVAHDCRVGNNCIIGNNVQMAGHVHVDDWAIVSAMSAVHQFVKIGAHSFVSGASLVRKDVPPFTKAAREPISYAGINSVGLRRRGFSNEKIIEIQNIYRYIYMRGLNNAEALQKIELELPPSNERDEVVNFVRNSERGIMKSPFQTYGAGESESQS from the coding sequence ATGACACAACAGTTAGCATATATTCATTCAGACGCGAAGATCGCTGCGAATGTAGAAATTGAACCGTTCGCTATGATACATGCAGATGTAGAAATAGGAGAAGGTACCTGGATAGGCTCACACGCAGTTATTAATGCTGGTGCGCGTATCGGGAAAAATTGCCGTATATTTTCCGGAGCTGTGATTTCTTCAACACCTCAGGATTTAAAATATAACAATGAATACACACTGACAATTATTGGTGACAATACAATTGTACGTGAGTATGCAACCATAAGCCGCGGAACCGAAGAGCACTGGAAAACAGTGGTGGGATCAGGCTGCTTAATCATGGCTTATGCACACGTAGCGCATGACTGCCGTGTTGGAAACAATTGTATCATTGGAAATAATGTGCAAATGGCCGGTCACGTTCATGTGGACGACTGGGCGATTGTGAGTGCAATGAGTGCCGTACATCAATTTGTGAAAATCGGTGCGCATTCGTTTGTTTCAGGTGCTTCGCTTGTTCGTAAGGATGTTCCGCCGTTTACAAAAGCAGCTCGTGAGCCGATTTCTTATGCAGGTATCAACTCGGTAGGTTTACGTCGCAGAGGATTCAGCAATGAGAAAATCATCGAGATCCAGAATATTTACCGATACATTTATATGCGGGGCCTTAACAATGCTGAGGCTTTACAGAAAATAGAACTTGAATTACCTCCATCCAACGAGCGCGACGAAGTAGTAAATTTTGTTCGTAATTCAGAAAGAGGTATCATGAAAAGCCCATTCCAGACTTACGGAGCCGGAGAATCAGAATCCCAATCCTAA
- a CDS encoding MOSC domain-containing protein gives MILSEIWIYPVKSLAGIRLTEAQVEEKGLQYDRRWMIVDKNGRFLTQREFSKMAMLEVTVLENGLSISSRLEPLNYIIVPFEPVSANPVSVTVWDDEVEALTVSDEVDKWLSEQLELDVQLVIMPESTERKADPRYAKNNENVSFADGFPFLLISQASLDHLNERLELPIVMQRFRPNFVVTGTNPHAEDEWKSIQIGELFFDIVKPCARCVLTTIDPETAEKGKEPLKTLATYRKVGNKILFGQNVVTKQNGLIKQGDPISLLE, from the coding sequence ATGATCCTTTCCGAAATCTGGATTTATCCTGTAAAATCACTGGCCGGAATACGTTTGACAGAAGCTCAGGTTGAAGAAAAAGGTCTTCAATATGATCGCAGATGGATGATCGTTGATAAAAACGGGCGTTTCCTTACCCAGCGGGAATTCTCAAAAATGGCTATGCTTGAAGTGACTGTTTTGGAAAATGGATTATCGATTTCAAGCCGGTTAGAACCTTTAAATTATATTATTGTCCCTTTTGAACCCGTTTCTGCCAATCCGGTTTCGGTAACAGTTTGGGACGATGAAGTGGAAGCGCTTACAGTGAGTGATGAAGTGGATAAATGGCTTTCTGAACAATTGGAGCTTGATGTGCAACTCGTCATCATGCCGGAATCAACAGAACGAAAAGCGGATCCACGTTATGCCAAAAACAATGAAAATGTAAGTTTTGCTGATGGATTCCCGTTTTTGCTCATTTCTCAGGCTTCTCTGGATCATTTGAATGAGCGTCTGGAATTACCCATCGTTATGCAGCGTTTTCGTCCGAATTTTGTGGTGACTGGAACAAATCCGCACGCAGAAGATGAATGGAAATCTATTCAAATAGGAGAATTATTTTTTGATATTGTAAAGCCATGTGCAAGATGCGTACTGACTACAATTGATCCGGAAACAGCCGAAAAAGGTAAAGAACCACTTAAAACCTTGGCGACTTACAGAAAAGTTGGTAACAAAATCCTCTTTGGCCAGAATGTTGTAACCAAACAAAACGGCCTGATAAAACAGGGCGATCCGATTTCATTATTAGAATAA
- the tsaD gene encoding tRNA (adenosine(37)-N6)-threonylcarbamoyltransferase complex transferase subunit TsaD, producing MNILAIESSCDETSASVLSNGKICSNVVATQLIHTQYGGVVPELASRAHQQHILPVVDKALTDAKVTKKDLDAIAFTKGPGLLGALLVGTSFAKSMALGLGLPLIEVNHMQAHVLAHFIQDPKPEFPFLCLTVSGGHTQIVKITSPLEMEVIGQTRDDAVGEAFDKTAKLLDLPYPGGPLIDKYAKLGDPVAYTFPLPEMPELDFSFSGIKTSFMYFLQKQVRENPNFIQENIADICASVQHTLVNILLKKLKKAAKETGIKEIAIAGGVSANSGLRTSLLELGQQLNWKVYIPDFEYCTDNAAMIAIAAHYKYLNDDFCDQTVSPMARMEF from the coding sequence ATGAACATCCTCGCTATTGAGTCGTCTTGTGACGAGACTTCGGCTTCTGTTTTATCTAACGGCAAAATTTGCTCCAATGTTGTTGCTACGCAACTCATTCATACACAATATGGCGGCGTGGTTCCGGAATTGGCGTCACGCGCGCATCAGCAACACATTCTGCCAGTGGTAGATAAAGCCTTGACTGATGCAAAAGTAACAAAAAAAGACCTTGATGCCATCGCTTTTACGAAAGGACCGGGTTTATTAGGTGCATTACTGGTTGGAACTTCCTTCGCCAAATCCATGGCACTTGGCCTTGGCCTGCCGCTTATTGAAGTTAATCACATGCAGGCGCACGTTCTGGCTCACTTTATTCAGGATCCTAAACCGGAATTTCCGTTTTTGTGCCTGACCGTAAGTGGTGGCCATACCCAGATTGTGAAAATTACCAGTCCGCTGGAAATGGAAGTGATTGGACAAACCAGGGATGATGCTGTCGGAGAAGCTTTTGATAAAACTGCAAAACTGCTTGATTTACCATATCCAGGAGGTCCATTAATTGATAAATACGCAAAATTGGGAGATCCTGTGGCTTATACTTTCCCTTTGCCGGAAATGCCGGAGCTCGATTTTTCTTTTAGCGGGATTAAGACTTCTTTTATGTATTTCCTGCAAAAACAGGTTCGGGAAAATCCGAATTTCATTCAGGAAAACATAGCCGATATTTGCGCCAGCGTGCAGCATACGCTGGTTAATATTCTTTTGAAAAAATTAAAAAAAGCTGCCAAAGAAACCGGAATTAAGGAAATTGCCATTGCTGGTGGTGTATCCGCCAATTCGGGATTGAGAACATCACTTCTTGAACTTGGTCAGCAACTAAACTGGAAAGTATATATTCCTGATTTTGAATATTGTACGGATAATGCCGCAATGATTGCAATAGCGGCTCATTATAAATATTTAAATGATGATTTCTGCGACCAGACGGTGAGTCCGATGGCCAGAATGGAATTTTAA
- a CDS encoding translocation/assembly module TamB domain-containing protein: MLKTLKAVTNVLVVLMIFALLALGIVTIAVQFPSVQTFLVQTATARISEKMGYPIEITRVNIKWFDVVSLEGVSVKDTSQKQMIDVGRIDVNLNMQNIIQNSANEVHLDEVTLYQPNVHLIVVPKSGDLNIDGFINRIVELTSSNTPRPANAPENNTPFTIGKSRIVDGTFRYDDPRQPRDKGARTFDYSHFELNKLNADLKDFLAQGDTISFLANNMKTVDKQTGMTMHDLDTRFLFCQKKMELKELNAHIGNSYIGNDITFHYNRSGDLGDFNHKVFLRAHFVDSKISSADLGLFSTYVDGLRETWRVSGDFDGRVDDFELSHADIHFGQGSCLLGDLGFKGLPDNGPDMNLQLSLSKILPVDLVQYYPEWDEHPTLQKFGVTLLEGKFKGTIQDFDVNASISSELGKASGDLVFHITDKKTTTYSGEVTTSDFEIGKLIDEPETWQRLDFSGTIHGKGLDLANASTNMDAVVTRVGFKNYDYRNIGLKGNLQNQYFNGLVSTKDSNLVVNLEGEFDLSKPKNSFDLQGVIEKANLKQLGFTKDAITLQTQLDVKVAGNTVDELVGDAKLLNTFLITPKKERNLVIDTLLFSSRQRLDKRILNLESEFLTAKVEGDFVPTRAWKDVSQVLEEYQLYFLDNESDRNAYYAKKEKKIIQQQYEIDYEVETKNIAQFLAFVSPDVYVSHGSKAEGKFKMDNTAFLSFNATADTARYGKNEFIKSEVDVTTSKFVNSAEVLASVLVTSTKQQISVLVPTEKLELEGTWDVDHIDFDGGIRQVKSTNLANLAGEIRFLPAGLDISFKNSRLNLLDEEWNMPTNSLISIVGRDITFSNLGLINGKQRLAVNGTVSADPDRTLLFDIKNFKLGTLNPVLNTQLAGIMDGSAKMRDAYNSVVLDASFNVESLGYANYEFGNFAGTGEWDQFDNQLQIDAELTKDAQRIFSVVGSYRPKLNANTLNLKAIFNDMDFKALEPFAEELVSDVSGKAHGTVLIKGTLNAPVLDGSIMVEKGRMKFDYLQSIFTFSDKINFTESEITVNNITLTDPDGNTASLRGGVFHDGFKYFSLGFNADLHNFKILNTGVKDNEMFYGTAYVTGPVNIFGPIDNMNIEANVTSNKGTRIHIPLDGATEVATQDYIQFVSQISKVDSTTLDKDNQPSKVAGGIKMNFNFNLTPDATCEIIFDRQTGDIIRANGNGRLNLNIDTKGDFTMVGTYEIDKGDYNFTLQNVINKKFTIKKGSRIVWSGDPYGAQLDVKAGYTQLVSLAGVLPNTSSSNVSGNEAIATALSRRYPVEVSISLSDRLMSPVIKYDLQIPDNPSLSVLRGQLEAFQTKLKSDEQELSRQVSSLLVVNQLLPEVNAANSQNFVGNSISELVSNQISRWASTLNEKLEVGVSGLSLDQNALNNLQLRFSYRFLNDRFRITRDGRISSGVTGAGQYDATSILGEWTLEYWLTPNGSIRAKAYNRNIQNALYLNNTLTTGGVSMQFTHSFNRFKALPKPTLQVPYVLPIPIPADSADKDTSTNKFISRKELLMR; the protein is encoded by the coding sequence ATGTTAAAAACCCTGAAGGCGGTCACCAACGTACTGGTTGTGCTCATGATCTTCGCGCTTTTAGCGCTTGGGATCGTTACAATTGCCGTACAGTTTCCTTCGGTTCAAACATTTCTGGTGCAAACCGCTACTGCCAGGATTTCAGAAAAAATGGGTTATCCTATTGAGATAACACGTGTTAATATCAAATGGTTTGATGTAGTTTCTCTGGAAGGCGTTTCAGTCAAAGATACCAGCCAGAAACAGATGATTGATGTCGGGCGGATTGATGTTAATTTAAACATGCAGAACATTATCCAGAATTCGGCCAATGAAGTGCATCTGGACGAAGTGACTTTGTATCAACCCAATGTCCATCTGATCGTCGTTCCAAAATCCGGCGATTTAAATATTGACGGATTCATTAACCGCATTGTTGAATTAACTTCTTCCAATACGCCAAGACCGGCCAATGCACCGGAAAATAATACGCCTTTTACGATTGGAAAATCCAGAATTGTCGACGGTACTTTTCGCTACGATGACCCAAGACAACCACGTGATAAAGGCGCCCGGACTTTTGATTATTCACATTTTGAACTGAACAAACTCAATGCTGATCTGAAAGATTTTCTTGCTCAGGGCGATACAATTTCGTTTTTGGCAAACAATATGAAAACGGTTGATAAGCAGACCGGAATGACAATGCACGATCTGGATACCCGGTTTTTGTTTTGTCAGAAAAAAATGGAGCTGAAAGAATTGAACGCTCATATCGGAAATTCTTATATAGGGAATGACATCACTTTTCATTACAATCGCTCTGGTGATCTTGGCGATTTCAATCATAAAGTTTTTTTAAGGGCGCATTTTGTTGACAGTAAAATCAGCTCAGCCGATCTTGGTTTGTTCTCAACTTATGTTGATGGATTAAGGGAAACCTGGCGTGTTTCGGGAGATTTTGATGGACGCGTTGATGATTTCGAATTATCTCATGCGGATATTCATTTTGGCCAGGGAAGCTGTTTATTGGGAGATTTGGGATTTAAAGGTTTACCGGATAATGGTCCGGATATGAATCTTCAACTTTCTCTTTCGAAGATTTTACCTGTTGATCTGGTCCAGTACTATCCGGAATGGGATGAACATCCAACGCTGCAAAAATTTGGTGTGACACTTCTGGAAGGAAAATTTAAGGGCACAATTCAGGATTTTGATGTGAACGCTTCGATTTCTTCAGAGCTCGGAAAAGCCTCGGGAGATCTTGTTTTTCATATAACAGATAAAAAAACGACTACCTATTCAGGAGAAGTTACAACATCCGATTTCGAAATTGGAAAACTTATTGATGAGCCGGAAACATGGCAGCGTCTTGATTTTTCCGGAACCATTCATGGCAAAGGACTTGATCTGGCGAATGCCTCCACCAATATGGATGCTGTGGTTACCAGAGTTGGTTTCAAAAATTATGATTACAGAAATATTGGCTTAAAAGGAAATCTTCAAAATCAGTATTTCAATGGTCTGGTAAGTACCAAAGATTCCAATCTGGTTGTAAATCTGGAAGGGGAATTTGACCTCTCCAAACCTAAAAATTCTTTTGATCTGCAAGGAGTTATAGAGAAAGCCAATCTTAAACAACTGGGTTTTACCAAAGATGCTATTACGCTGCAAACACAACTGGATGTTAAAGTTGCAGGAAATACTGTGGATGAATTGGTAGGCGATGCCAAGCTGCTGAATACCTTTTTAATCACGCCAAAAAAAGAAAGAAATCTGGTAATTGATACTTTATTATTTTCTTCAAGACAAAGACTTGACAAACGAATTCTCAATCTTGAAAGTGAATTTTTAACGGCCAAGGTGGAGGGCGATTTTGTGCCGACACGTGCCTGGAAGGATGTAAGTCAGGTTTTGGAAGAATATCAGCTGTATTTTTTGGATAATGAATCGGACCGGAATGCATACTATGCAAAAAAGGAGAAGAAAATTATCCAGCAACAGTATGAGATTGATTATGAAGTAGAAACAAAAAACATAGCGCAGTTTCTGGCCTTTGTTAGTCCTGACGTCTACGTTTCGCATGGTTCAAAAGCGGAAGGTAAATTCAAGATGGATAATACGGCCTTTTTATCTTTTAATGCGACAGCGGACACGGCGCGTTATGGAAAAAATGAATTTATAAAATCGGAAGTTGATGTTACTACTTCCAAATTTGTGAACAGTGCCGAAGTTTTGGCTTCTGTGCTTGTCACTTCTACAAAACAGCAGATCAGTGTTTTGGTACCAACGGAAAAACTGGAACTGGAAGGAACCTGGGATGTGGATCATATTGATTTTGATGGTGGAATCCGGCAAGTGAAAAGTACAAATCTGGCAAATCTGGCGGGAGAAATTAGATTTTTGCCGGCTGGTCTTGATATCAGTTTCAAGAATTCCCGACTTAATTTGCTTGATGAAGAGTGGAATATGCCAACGAATAGCCTGATTTCGATTGTTGGCCGGGATATAACTTTTAGTAATCTTGGATTGATCAATGGAAAACAGAGGCTGGCAGTCAATGGAACAGTATCTGCTGACCCCGATCGGACGCTGCTTTTTGACATAAAAAACTTTAAACTGGGAACATTGAATCCCGTTTTGAATACGCAGCTTGCTGGTATTATGGACGGTTCGGCTAAGATGCGCGATGCTTACAACAGCGTTGTCCTTGATGCCAGTTTTAATGTGGAAAGTCTTGGGTATGCCAATTATGAATTTGGCAATTTTGCCGGAACCGGAGAATGGGACCAGTTTGATAATCAGTTGCAGATCGATGCAGAACTGACCAAAGATGCCCAGAGAATATTCAGTGTTGTTGGTTCTTATCGCCCGAAATTAAATGCGAATACCTTAAATCTGAAAGCCATTTTTAATGATATGGATTTTAAAGCTTTGGAGCCATTTGCTGAGGAACTGGTCTCGGATGTTAGCGGTAAGGCGCATGGAACTGTATTGATTAAAGGAACTTTGAATGCGCCGGTTTTGGACGGATCGATCATGGTTGAAAAGGGTCGGATGAAGTTTGATTACCTGCAATCTATATTTACTTTTAGCGATAAAATCAATTTTACCGAAAGCGAAATTACTGTTAATAACATCACACTAACGGATCCGGATGGAAATACGGCTTCCTTGCGCGGCGGGGTTTTTCATGATGGATTTAAATATTTCAGTTTAGGTTTTAATGCCGACCTGCACAATTTTAAAATCCTGAATACTGGTGTAAAGGATAATGAAATGTTCTACGGTACTGCTTATGTTACCGGCCCGGTAAACATTTTCGGTCCGATTGATAATATGAATATTGAAGCCAACGTAACCAGTAATAAAGGAACGCGAATTCATATTCCACTGGATGGCGCCACGGAAGTAGCTACGCAGGACTACATTCAGTTTGTCAGTCAAATATCGAAAGTTGATAGTACGACGCTTGATAAAGACAATCAGCCAAGTAAAGTTGCAGGGGGAATCAAGATGAATTTTAATTTCAATCTTACGCCTGACGCGACCTGCGAAATTATATTTGACAGACAAACCGGTGATATTATCCGGGCAAATGGAAACGGTCGTCTTAATTTAAATATTGATACGAAGGGTGATTTTACAATGGTCGGAACTTATGAAATTGATAAGGGAGATTATAATTTCACATTACAAAATGTTATCAATAAGAAGTTTACAATAAAAAAAGGAAGCCGTATCGTTTGGTCTGGAGATCCTTATGGCGCGCAGCTGGATGTGAAAGCAGGTTATACGCAGCTGGTTTCGCTGGCCGGTGTTTTGCCAAATACTTCATCAAGCAACGTATCAGGAAACGAAGCCATAGCGACAGCATTATCACGAAGATATCCGGTAGAAGTTTCTATTTCATTATCCGACAGATTGATGTCACCGGTAATAAAATATGATCTGCAAATCCCCGACAATCCATCTTTAAGTGTGTTGCGTGGACAACTGGAAGCTTTTCAAACTAAATTGAAATCGGATGAGCAGGAGCTTAGCCGGCAGGTTAGTAGTTTGTTGGTGGTAAATCAGCTGTTGCCGGAAGTGAATGCTGCAAACAGCCAGAATTTTGTTGGAAATAGTATAAGCGAACTTGTTTCAAATCAGATCAGTCGCTGGGCATCTACGTTGAATGAAAAACTGGAAGTTGGGGTAAGCGGACTTTCTCTTGATCAAAATGCGCTGAATAATCTCCAGCTGCGGTTTTCTTACCGTTTCTTAAACGACCGTTTCCGTATCACACGTGACGGAAGGATCAGTTCCGGCGTTACCGGAGCCGGACAATATGATGCGACCAGTATTCTAGGTGAGTGGACGCTTGAATATTGGTTAACGCCAAATGGTTCGATCCGCGCAAAAGCCTATAACCGAAACATTCAGAACGCTTTATATTTGAATAATACGCTGACAACAGGTGGTGTTAGTATGCAGTTTACGCATAGCTTTAACCGTTTCAAAGCCTTGCCAAAACCAACTTTGCAGGTTCCTTATGTATTGCCCATTCCAATTCCGGCAGATTCTGCTGACAAGGATACAAGTACTAATAAATTCATTTCCAGAAAGGAACTACTTATGCGTTAG
- a CDS encoding acyl-CoA thioesterase has protein sequence MLFTGDLSKMPVEAESRVIVRFQDCDPLMHLNNSKYFEYFFNAREDQVSKLYGFSFEAMFRELKTSWVVYQHQIAYVRPALISEWTRITSRVIHYNEDTMVTEYFMTNDQRTELKTMLWTTSKHISILTGKRVPHNDEVMAYLAATCVPNIDFPNLQFNERIHEIKYALSQGTNA, from the coding sequence ATGCTTTTCACAGGAGATTTATCCAAAATGCCCGTTGAGGCAGAATCAAGAGTCATTGTTCGTTTTCAGGATTGCGATCCGCTTATGCACTTGAACAATTCAAAATATTTTGAATATTTTTTCAATGCGCGTGAAGATCAGGTTTCCAAACTTTACGGATTCAGTTTTGAGGCGATGTTTCGTGAATTGAAAACCAGCTGGGTCGTTTATCAGCATCAGATCGCATATGTTCGTCCGGCACTTATCAGTGAATGGACGCGCATTACTTCCCGCGTTATTCATTACAACGAGGATACGATGGTAACTGAATACTTCATGACCAACGACCAGCGTACGGAATTGAAAACGATGTTATGGACAACGTCAAAACATATCAGTATTCTGACAGGAAAAAGAGTGCCGCATAATGATGAAGTAATGGCATACCTGGCTGCAACCTGTGTTCCAAATATTGATTTCCCAAATCTGCAATTCAACGAACGGATTCATGAAATTAAATATGCATTGTCACAAGGAACTAACGCATAA